From the genome of Hathewaya histolytica, one region includes:
- a CDS encoding bifunctional 4-hydroxy-3-methylbut-2-enyl diphosphate reductase/30S ribosomal protein S1, whose translation MKNIKLADSAGFCFGVKRAVDTAINSKNEVNKSIFTLGPLIHNNDVVNKLKDNNIEAVDFNEIDTLKNGDTIIIRSHGVKPSVKSELINRGFDVIDATCPYVTNIHKKVAKYYDEGYKIIILGDENHPEVIGINGSCNDDAIITKDGSNLYDLKGKVCLVSQTTEKQSSWQKVLCVVTEKCKEVIAFNTICNATEVRQSSAMKLSKTVDAMVVIGGKNSSNTTKLYEICKENCKNTYHIENASELPEELRYFENIGVTAGASTPQWIIEEAIRKMENMDNIESETNEQLEYMKENETDIYIGKVVKGEVISINSKEVFINLNYKSEGVLPLNEITSDEHFKIEDMFKLGDMVEAKVIQVRNSDGNVVLSRIEFEREEGYKDLKDSFDYNQMINIRLKEEVKGGLVGNYKGIKVFLPASQIQVGYVDNLGEFIGKDLDVIVIEFNRERHNTKIVVSRKVLLQKEKESREDESWNYLKKDTIVEGVVRRINSFGAFIEVNGIDGLLHISQISWGKVEDINKQLKIGEIIKVYVLDVDKENKKLSLSLKKLSSNPWDSADEKYPVGSIVLGKVVRFSDFGAFVELEPGMDALLHVSQISHVRIDKPTDVLEIGQNIKAKIIEVDSEKRRVSLSTKELMDI comes from the coding sequence ATGAAGAATATAAAATTAGCTGATAGTGCCGGGTTTTGTTTTGGAGTTAAAAGAGCAGTAGATACAGCTATAAATTCTAAAAATGAAGTTAATAAAAGTATATTTACTTTAGGACCTTTAATTCATAACAATGATGTAGTTAACAAATTAAAAGATAATAATATAGAAGCAGTTGATTTTAATGAAATAGATACATTGAAAAATGGGGATACTATTATTATAAGATCTCATGGGGTTAAGCCTTCTGTAAAATCAGAATTAATTAATAGAGGATTTGATGTTATAGATGCCACATGTCCTTATGTTACAAATATTCATAAAAAGGTTGCTAAATACTATGATGAAGGTTATAAAATAATAATTCTTGGGGATGAAAATCATCCTGAAGTTATAGGTATAAATGGAAGTTGTAATGATGATGCAATCATAACAAAAGACGGTAGTAATTTATACGATTTAAAGGGGAAAGTTTGCTTGGTATCTCAGACCACAGAAAAACAAAGTAGCTGGCAAAAGGTTTTATGTGTGGTTACCGAAAAGTGTAAAGAAGTTATTGCATTTAATACTATATGTAATGCCACAGAGGTACGACAAAGTTCAGCCATGAAATTATCTAAAACTGTAGATGCCATGGTTGTTATTGGTGGTAAAAATAGTTCAAATACTACTAAGTTATATGAGATATGTAAAGAAAATTGTAAAAATACTTACCATATTGAGAATGCCAGTGAACTTCCAGAAGAGTTAAGATATTTTGAGAATATTGGTGTTACTGCCGGAGCTTCAACGCCACAATGGATAATTGAGGAGGCAATAAGAAAAATGGAAAACATGGATAATATAGAATCTGAAACAAATGAACAATTAGAATATATGAAAGAGAATGAAACAGATATATATATTGGAAAAGTGGTAAAAGGAGAGGTTATCTCTATAAATTCAAAAGAAGTGTTTATAAACTTAAATTATAAATCAGAGGGAGTATTACCTTTAAATGAAATAACTAGTGATGAGCATTTTAAAATTGAAGATATGTTTAAGCTAGGTGATATGGTAGAAGCCAAAGTTATACAGGTAAGAAATTCTGATGGAAATGTAGTTTTATCTAGAATAGAATTTGAAAGAGAAGAAGGCTATAAAGATCTTAAGGATTCATTTGATTATAATCAAATGATAAATATAAGACTAAAGGAAGAAGTAAAGGGAGGCCTTGTAGGTAATTATAAAGGTATAAAAGTATTCTTACCTGCCTCTCAAATACAAGTTGGATATGTAGATAACTTAGGTGAATTTATAGGAAAAGATTTAGATGTTATAGTTATAGAATTTAATAGAGAAAGACATAATACTAAAATTGTGGTATCTAGAAAAGTTTTATTACAAAAAGAGAAAGAATCTAGGGAAGATGAAAGCTGGAATTACTTAAAAAAAGATACTATTGTTGAGGGTGTTGTTAGAAGAATTAATAGTTTTGGTGCATTTATAGAAGTGAATGGTATAGATGGTTTGCTTCACATTTCACAAATATCTTGGGGTAAAGTTGAGGATATCAATAAACAACTTAAAATTGGTGAAATAATTAAAGTGTATGTATTAGATGTTGATAAAGAAAATAAAAAACTTTCCTTAAGCTTAAAAAAACTTTCTAGCAATCCATGGGACAGTGCAGATGAAAAATACCCTGTTGGAAGTATAGTTCTAGGTAAAGTTGTTAGATTTTCTGATTTTGGAGCCTTTGTGGAATTGGAACCTGGAATGGATGCATTATTACATGTATCTCAAATTAGCCATGTTAGAATTGATAAACCTACAGATGTATTAGAAATAGGACAGAATATAAAGGCTAAAATTATTGAGGTAGATTCAGAAAAAAGAAGAGTTTCTTTAAGTACAAAAGAATTAATGGATATTTAA
- a CDS encoding CotS family spore coat protein, protein MNNYNNLLNDIISEKELNNISYVCSKYSIDLKKAYKVRSAYKIIDTLDNIYCLKRMKSGKKKIINSYKLTEDLISNGFTNTPRYLITKKREIYVTHKGYIFLMTEWIDGRECDFSDLEEAKDAVKLLAKFHIASQQINTKGYKLKNCLKNWPEIYNKCIKDMNSYKLTINKKILKNDFDYLYYENIDTFIERSLNSLNLLNISCYYRLSKDAKKQKPICHRSFYYQNVIKKDDTYFLIDLNRIIIDLRINDLGRFIRRLMDKKYYNWNFEKAKELIMSYNSVYPLSKEELEIMLSLIMFPHKFWKLGKKRYKKHKKWTETKYRKKLDKILESIEKQDIFYKEYIYFLNKYK, encoded by the coding sequence TTGAATAATTATAATAATCTATTAAATGATATTATAAGTGAAAAAGAATTAAATAACATATCATATGTTTGCAGTAAGTATTCTATAGATCTAAAAAAAGCCTATAAGGTTAGAAGTGCATATAAAATAATAGATACTTTAGATAATATATATTGTTTAAAAAGAATGAAAAGTGGTAAAAAGAAAATAATTAACTCATATAAACTTACGGAAGACCTAATTAGTAATGGTTTTACAAATACTCCAAGATACTTAATTACTAAAAAACGTGAAATTTATGTTACCCATAAGGGATATATATTCTTAATGACTGAATGGATAGATGGAAGAGAATGTGATTTTAGCGATTTAGAAGAAGCTAAGGATGCTGTGAAACTCTTAGCTAAATTTCATATTGCTTCACAACAAATAAATACTAAGGGATATAAATTAAAAAATTGTTTAAAGAACTGGCCTGAAATATATAATAAGTGCATAAAAGATATGAATAGTTATAAACTAACTATAAATAAAAAAATTTTAAAAAATGATTTCGATTATTTATATTATGAGAATATAGATACTTTTATTGAGAGGTCATTGAATTCTCTTAATCTTTTAAATATATCCTGTTATTATAGATTAAGTAAAGATGCTAAGAAACAAAAACCAATATGTCATAGAAGTTTTTATTATCAAAATGTAATAAAAAAGGATGATACGTACTTTTTAATAGACTTAAATCGTATTATTATAGATTTAAGGATTAATGATTTAGGTAGGTTTATAAGGAGATTAATGGACAAAAAATATTACAATTGGAATTTTGAAAAGGCTAAAGAACTTATAATGTCATATAACTCCGTATATCCCTTAAGTAAGGAAGAATTAGAAATAATGCTTTCTTTAATAATGTTTCCTCATAAGTTTTGGAAACTTGGAAAAAAGAGATATAAAAAACATAAAAAATGGACCGAAACTAAATATAGAAAAAAATTAGATAAAATTTTAGAATCTATAGAAAAACAGGACATATTTTATAAAGAATATATATATTTCCTTAACAAATATAAATAA
- a CDS encoding GNAT family N-acetyltransferase produces the protein MVVWENIKKDNIEKLKQLNNYNKQFNALNKDFLNIYSRSNLFKRFFLRKKAKVLKYDNEIIGFIWVNSFKKIKCTINQFYTLSEINLEIIASDIWKIFNKSSGAMYKCEDNELNENLLSKLHFKKHKSIVEMELHLDALKKYIINQANTNVEIEYFEEGIHEQIRCNVQNAVFGNENRTPININDILEDEKQDYYIEGASLFLKLHGNYIGYGQLILEDDYLTIVNFGIVPEYRGKGYGKILLNELIELAFKICSEDKILKLKVHNINRTAINLYKSFGFKCYKKRSTWFIGKMES, from the coding sequence ATGGTAGTATGGGAAAATATAAAGAAAGATAATATTGAAAAGCTGAAACAACTTAATAATTATAATAAGCAATTTAATGCTCTAAATAAAGATTTTTTAAACATATATAGTAGATCTAATTTATTTAAACGTTTCTTTTTGAGAAAGAAGGCTAAAGTATTGAAATATGATAATGAAATTATAGGGTTTATATGGGTTAATTCCTTTAAAAAAATTAAATGTACTATAAATCAATTTTACACTTTATCTGAAATTAATCTAGAAATAATTGCATCTGATATATGGAAAATATTCAACAAATCTTCTGGTGCAATGTATAAATGTGAGGATAATGAACTAAATGAAAATTTACTTTCAAAGTTACATTTTAAAAAGCATAAAAGTATTGTAGAAATGGAATTACATTTAGATGCTTTAAAAAAATATATAATCAATCAAGCAAATACAAATGTAGAAATAGAGTATTTTGAGGAAGGTATTCATGAACAAATACGTTGCAATGTACAAAATGCTGTATTTGGAAATGAAAACCGTACTCCTATAAACATTAATGATATTTTAGAAGATGAAAAACAAGACTATTATATAGAGGGTGCTTCACTATTTTTAAAATTACATGGAAATTATATAGGATATGGTCAACTAATTTTAGAGGATGACTATTTAACCATTGTGAATTTTGGAATAGTACCAGAGTATAGAGGAAAAGGATATGGGAAAATTCTTTTAAATGAACTTATAGAACTCGCTTTTAAAATTTGTTCAGAGGATAAAATTTTAAAATTAAAGGTGCACAATATTAATAGAACAGCGATAAATCTTTATAAGTCTTTTGGATTCAAATGTTATAAAAAAAGAAGTACATGGTTTATAGGAAAAATGGAGAGCTAA
- a CDS encoding pyridoxal phosphate-dependent aminotransferase: MNLSNRIKEMQFSPIRKLIPLGDNAKDRGIKVYHLNIGQPDIDTPRTFIEGLRNYDEKVLKYANSQGLSELIDSFRKYYKEWDINFDKDDIIITNGGSEAITFALMAICDPEDEIIIPEPFYTNYNSFSAIVDAKVVPFQTKAEDGFHLPKKEEIISKITDKTRAIMISNPGNPTGVVYTKEEIRMLGDIAKQFNIYLIADEVYREFVYDNLEYTSALYLEDVLDRVILIDSVSKRYSACGARIGLLASKNKELMSGVLKLAQSRLCVPTIEQLACANLINTPKSYFNDVLKEYEKRRNILYEKLSMIPGVICEKPNGAFYVVAKLPIKSGEDFAKWLLTDFNYNNKTVMVAPAEGFYATEGLGKDEIRISYCINSSALEEAMDILAVAIKEYTNL; the protein is encoded by the coding sequence ATGAATTTGTCTAATAGGATTAAAGAAATGCAATTTTCACCGATTAGAAAGCTAATCCCGCTTGGTGATAATGCTAAAGATAGAGGTATTAAAGTATATCATTTAAATATTGGTCAACCAGATATAGACACTCCAAGAACATTTATAGAAGGGTTACGTAACTATGATGAAAAAGTTCTTAAATATGCAAACTCACAAGGACTTAGTGAACTTATTGATAGCTTCAGAAAATATTATAAAGAGTGGGATATAAATTTTGATAAGGATGATATAATTATAACAAATGGAGGTTCAGAAGCAATCACATTTGCTTTAATGGCTATTTGTGACCCAGAAGATGAAATAATAATTCCTGAACCTTTTTATACTAACTATAATAGCTTTTCAGCTATAGTAGATGCTAAAGTTGTCCCATTTCAAACTAAAGCTGAAGATGGATTTCATCTTCCGAAAAAAGAAGAGATTATAAGTAAAATTACCGATAAAACAAGAGCCATTATGATATCTAATCCGGGAAATCCTACAGGTGTTGTTTATACTAAAGAAGAAATTAGAATGCTTGGAGATATTGCAAAACAGTTTAATATCTACCTAATAGCCGATGAAGTTTATAGGGAATTTGTTTATGATAATTTAGAATATACATCTGCCCTATACCTAGAAGATGTATTAGACAGGGTAATTTTAATTGACTCTGTATCAAAACGCTACAGTGCTTGTGGTGCTAGAATAGGACTTCTAGCTTCTAAAAACAAAGAATTAATGAGTGGGGTTTTAAAACTTGCCCAATCAAGGCTTTGTGTTCCAACTATAGAACAATTAGCTTGTGCTAATCTAATTAATACACCTAAAAGCTATTTTAATGATGTATTAAAAGAATATGAAAAAAGAAGAAATATATTGTATGAAAAACTATCAATGATACCAGGAGTTATTTGTGAAAAACCTAATGGAGCTTTCTATGTTGTAGCAAAACTTCCTATTAAATCTGGAGAAGATTTTGCTAAATGGTTACTAACTGATTTTAATTATAATAATAAAACTGTAATGGTTGCCCCAGCAGAAGGATTCTATGCAACAGAAGGTTTAGGCAAAGATGAAATAAGAATTTCTTATTGTATAAATTCATCAGCTTTAGAAGAAGCTATGGATATTTTAGCAGTGGCTATCAAAGAATATACAAACCTTTAA
- a CDS encoding aminotransferase-like domain-containing protein has product MNFNFSTRIDNINTHELGDFLKLAEKSDIISFAGGFPASEMFPISQLKEISINIIDNYSNTAFQYGATEGYTPLRHTISQIKMPKFGVKSSLKNIMITSGAQQGLDLSAKLFIDKGDNIICERPTYLGALSAFKAYEPNILEVPMESDGMDLNLLENLLKKHKNIKFIYTIPDFQNPTGITMSKTKREYLAFLASKYKVPIIEDSPYSELSFEGRILPSIKSFDKNGYVIYLGTFSKTLCPAFRIGWVCAEEDLIQKYILCKQGADLQPSTFNQIITYEYLKKYDLDSHINKLRGVYKNRGNVILNAIANYLPSYISTTYPEGGIFTWIEIHNKYTSKEFLNRALDVQVAFVLGDAFFANGNDNKHLRVNFSSVNEEKIFEGIQRLGKNL; this is encoded by the coding sequence ATGAATTTTAATTTTTCAACTAGAATAGATAACATTAATACACATGAACTAGGAGACTTTTTAAAGCTAGCTGAAAAAAGTGATATTATATCTTTTGCTGGAGGATTTCCGGCATCAGAAATGTTTCCCATCAGCCAGCTTAAAGAAATAAGTATTAATATAATAGATAATTATTCAAATACAGCATTTCAGTATGGTGCCACAGAAGGGTATACTCCTTTAAGACATACTATATCACAAATTAAGATGCCAAAATTCGGTGTGAAATCCTCATTAAAAAATATAATGATAACCAGTGGAGCGCAGCAAGGACTAGATTTATCTGCAAAACTTTTTATAGATAAAGGTGATAATATAATTTGCGAAAGGCCTACCTATTTAGGAGCTCTTTCTGCATTTAAAGCATATGAACCAAATATATTAGAAGTGCCTATGGAAAGTGATGGTATGGATTTAAATCTTCTTGAAAATTTATTAAAAAAACATAAAAATATAAAGTTTATATATACTATACCAGATTTTCAAAATCCAACGGGTATTACAATGTCTAAGACAAAAAGAGAATATTTAGCATTCCTAGCATCTAAATATAAAGTACCTATAATTGAAGATAGTCCTTATTCCGAGCTTTCCTTTGAAGGAAGGATACTTCCAAGTATAAAAAGTTTTGATAAGAATGGCTATGTAATATATCTAGGCACATTTTCTAAAACACTATGTCCTGCATTTAGAATAGGTTGGGTTTGTGCAGAAGAAGATTTAATACAAAAATATATTCTTTGTAAGCAAGGAGCCGATCTTCAACCAAGTACTTTTAATCAGATAATAACCTATGAATACTTAAAAAAGTATGATTTAGACTCTCATATAAACAAATTAAGAGGAGTGTATAAAAATAGAGGAAATGTAATTTTAAATGCAATAGCTAATTATCTTCCATCTTATATTAGTACAACATATCCTGAAGGTGGTATATTTACCTGGATAGAGATACATAATAAATATACTTCAAAAGAATTCTTAAATAGGGCTTTGGATGTACAAGTAGCTTTTGTATTAGGAGATGCTTTTTTTGCAAACGGAAATGATAATAAACACTTGCGTGTAAATTTTTCCTCGGTAAATGAAGAAAAAATATTTGAAGGAATACAGAGGTTAGGAAAGAATTTGTAA